TGGAGAAGGTCGCCAAGGAGGCCGCCGACGAGGCCAAGGCCAAGCTCGAGGCCGCAGGCGCCACCGTCACCGTCAAGTAGTTCAGAACCACGCGAGAGCCCCCGGCGCCGTTGGCCCGGGGGCTCTCGGCGTGCGTAGGTGTCAGCTCGTGGGGATCGCCGCCAACTGCGAGCGACCCACCTGCTCGGGGGAATCGCCCAGAGCGACAAGTAGGTTCGCGGTCATCGCCGCCAGTACGGGCATCAGGGCGGAGCCGTCATCGCCGTAGAATCCGGCCAGCTCGAGCATCACGAATCCGTGGATCAGTGCCCAGAACTGAGCTGCTGTCGCCACTACCGCGGCGTCGTCATCCACCGGGCACTTGGTGATCCGGCCGGCGTGCATTGACCGGTGCACGGCGCGGACGACGTGCGCGAAGCTCGGTTCATGCTGCTCGATCTCGGCGAGTGTCAACGTCAGGATGTTGCCCGCGGGCGCCCTGATGCCGTGCGCGCTGGTGCTGCCGAACATCAGCCGGTACATGTGCGGTTTTTCGATGGCATAGCGCCGATACGCGCCCCCGACGGCCAGCAGGTCCGCCACCGGGTCGTCGGTCCCCGGCAACGTGAGTGCGGCGTCGAACTGCCGCAATCCCTCCTGGGCTACTGCCGCGATCAGCTCCCGCATTCCGCCGAAATGCGTGTACACGGCCATCGTTGAGGTTCCCGCGGCGCTGGCTACCTTGCGGGTCTGCAGGGCGTCGGGCCCATGGTCGTTCAGCAGTCCCACGGCGGCGTGCAGCAGGTCGTCGCGGACATTGCGCTGAGTCTGGAAAGAAGTCATTGAGCTAATCATCTCCGATGAACCGTTGCCATCCCCTCGCTGCGGGCGTACCGTGCCTATAACACTGAAATAACAATGTTATAGGAGCTCAGGATGACATCTGTGCAAACCGTCGAACTTGGAAACCCCTACCTCGAGGGCTTCCTCGAGCCGGTGCGCACCGAGATCACCGCGACCGATCTGAAGGTCACCGGGCAGATCCCGGCGCACCTGAACGGGCGTTATCTGCGTAACGGGCCCAATCCCGTCGCCGACGTCGACCCGGCCATCTACCACTGGTTCAGCGGCGACGCCATGGTGCACGGTGTGGCGCTGCAGGATGGGCAGGCAGTTTGGTACCGCAACCGCTGGGTGCGCACGCCGCCCGTGTGCGCAGCATTAGGGGAGCCCCAACCGATGGGGCTGGACCCGCGGGTCGGCCTGCTGTCCGTAGGTCCCAACACCAACGCCCTCAGTCACGCCGGACGCACTCTGGCGCTGGTGGAGGGTGGCGGCGCCAATTACCAGCTCACCGATGAACTCGACACCGTGGCGCCCTGCGACTTCGACGGCACCCTGTTCGGTGGCTATACCGCTCATCCCCACCGCGATCCGGCGACCGGCGAACTGCACGCCATGTCCTACTCGTTCACTCGTGGGCGGACAGTGCAGTACTCAGTGATCGACAACCAGGGCCGGGCCCGTCGCACGGTCGACATCGAAGTGAGCGGGTCGCCGATGATGCACGACTTCTCGCTCACCGACGACTATGTGGTGATCTACGACCTCCCCGTGACGTTCGATCCCGTGCAGGTGGTACCGGTGAACGTGCCGCGTGCGCTGAGCGCGCCGGCCCGGCTTGTTCTGCAGTCGATATTGGGGCGCGTCCGGATCCCCAGTCCCATCACCTCGATGATCAATCGCAACCGCCAGCCCATGCATCGGATGCCGTACCGCTGGAACCCGAACTACCCGGCACGCATCGGCGTCATGCCTCGAGAAACCGGCAATGGCAACGCCCGATTCGGGTCAGTCCGGTGGTTCGACGTGGAACCTTGCTACGTCTTTCACCCGCTCAACGCGTACACCGAGAAGGGCGCCGATTCCCAGGGGGCCGAGGTCTTGGTTCTCGATGTGGTGCGCTATGCGCAGATGTTCGACCGCGACCGGCGCGGTCCGGGTGACAATCGGCCCACTCTCGACCGCTGGACCATCAACCTAACTACGGGTGCGGTGACGTCCGAACGCCGAGACGATCGGCCGCAGGAGTTTCCCCGCATCAACGAGACCCTGCTGGGTAGGCGGCACCGGTTCGGCTACACCCTCGGTTTCGACGGCGGCTATCTGTCGGCGGGGGCCAAAGACATGTCCACCACGCTGTACAAGCACGACTTCACGACCGGATCAAGCGCGACTGCGCCGCTCGATCCTGACCTATTAATCGGTGAGATGTCGTTCGTGCCCAACCCGGCCCCCGCTCCCGGCAACGCCGGCCTGGCTGAGGACGACGGCGTCCTGATCGGGATGGGCACGCATCGGGGCCGAGACGA
The nucleotide sequence above comes from Mycobacterium vicinigordonae. Encoded proteins:
- a CDS encoding TetR/AcrR family transcriptional regulator; translation: MTSFQTQRNVRDDLLHAAVGLLNDHGPDALQTRKVASAAGTSTMAVYTHFGGMRELIAAVAQEGLRQFDAALTLPGTDDPVADLLAVGGAYRRYAIEKPHMYRLMFGSTSAHGIRAPAGNILTLTLAEIEQHEPSFAHVVRAVHRSMHAGRITKCPVDDDAAVVATAAQFWALIHGFVMLELAGFYGDDGSALMPVLAAMTANLLVALGDSPEQVGRSQLAAIPTS
- a CDS encoding carotenoid oxygenase family protein, which encodes MTSVQTVELGNPYLEGFLEPVRTEITATDLKVTGQIPAHLNGRYLRNGPNPVADVDPAIYHWFSGDAMVHGVALQDGQAVWYRNRWVRTPPVCAALGEPQPMGLDPRVGLLSVGPNTNALSHAGRTLALVEGGGANYQLTDELDTVAPCDFDGTLFGGYTAHPHRDPATGELHAMSYSFTRGRTVQYSVIDNQGRARRTVDIEVSGSPMMHDFSLTDDYVVIYDLPVTFDPVQVVPVNVPRALSAPARLVLQSILGRVRIPSPITSMINRNRQPMHRMPYRWNPNYPARIGVMPRETGNGNARFGSVRWFDVEPCYVFHPLNAYTEKGADSQGAEVLVLDVVRYAQMFDRDRRGPGDNRPTLDRWTINLTTGAVTSERRDDRPQEFPRINETLLGRRHRFGYTLGFDGGYLSAGAKDMSTTLYKHDFTTGSSATAPLDPDLLIGEMSFVPNPAPAPGNAGLAEDDGVLIGMGTHRGRDEGVLLVLDAQTLETMATVHLPQRVPMGFHGNWAGNDVQSA